A portion of the Magnolia sinica isolate HGM2019 chromosome 17, MsV1, whole genome shotgun sequence genome contains these proteins:
- the LOC131231493 gene encoding inorganic phosphate transporter 1-4-like encodes MAREQLEVLNALDVAKTQWYHFTAIVIAGMGFFTDAYDLFCISLVTKLLGRIYYTVDGSAKPGTLPPNVSASVNGVALCGTLAGQLFFGWLGDKMGRKRVYGMTLMVMVICSVASALSFGRSAKAVMSTLCFFRFWLGFGIGGDYPLSATIMSEYANKKTRGAFIAAVFAMQGFGILAGGMVAIIVSAAFKAKYPTPPYSVVGAASTVPEADYVWRLILMFGSLPAALTYYWRMKMPETARYTALVAKNAKKAAADMSNVLQVEIEAEQEKIEKLAQDESNSFGLFSKEFMRRHGLHLLGTTSTWFLLDIAFYSSNLFQKDIFSAVGWIPPAQTMNAIEEVYKIARAQTLIALCSTVPGYWFTVALIDHFGRFTIQLMGFFFMTVFMFALAIPYHHWTLSENRIGFVIMYALTFFFSNFGPNSTTFVVPAEIFPARLRSTCHGISAAAGKAGAIVGAFGFLYAAQSQDKAKADHGYPAGIGMRNSLILLGCINFLGLLCTFLVPESKGKSLEEMSGENVEDNGTAAAGDAEMGSSSYSRTAPV; translated from the coding sequence ATGGCAAGAGAACAGCTCGAGGTTCTGAATGCACTCGATGTCGCCAAGACCCAATGGTACCATTTCACGGCGATTGTAATTGCTGGCATGGGCTTCTTCACAGATGCCTATGATCTCTTCTGCATCTCCCTCGTCACCAAGCTCCTCGGCCGCATCTACTACACGGTCGACGGCTCAGCCAAACCCGGCACCCTTCCCCCCAACGTCTCTGCATCCGTTAACGGTGTTGCCCTCTGCGGCACCCTCGCCGGCCAGCTCTTCTTCGGTTGGCTCGGTGACAAGATGGGCCGCAAGCGCGTCTACGGCATGACCCTCATGGTCATGGTCATCTGCTCGGTCGCATCCGCTCTCTCCTTCGGCAGGTCAGCCAAGGCCGTCATGAGCACTCTCTGTTTCTTCCGCTTCTGGCTCGGGTTTGGAATCGGTGGAGACTACCCGCTCTCGGCCACCATCATGTCCGAGTATGCCAACAAGAAGACTCGTGGCGCATTCATCGCTGCCGTCTTCGCCATGCAGGGCTTCGGAATCCTAGCCGGCGGGATGGTCGCGATCATCGTTTCAGCCGCGTTCAAGGCCAAGTACCCCACCCCACCGTACTCGGTTGTCGGGGCGGCGTCCACGGTTCCTGAGGCAGACTATGTCTGGAGACTCATCCTCATGTTCGGGTCACTCCCAGCCGCGCTCACCTACTACTGGCGGATGAAGATGCCCGAAACAGCCCGTTACACAGCCCTAGTTGCGAAGAACGCGAAGAAGGCAGCAGCAGACATGTCCAATGTCTTGCAAGTGGAAATCGAAGCTGAGCAGGAAAAGATCGAGAAACTGGCGCAGGACGAGTCGAACTCATTCGGGCTTTTCTCCAAGGAGTTCATGCGCAGGCATGGGCTTCACCTGCTTGGAACCACGAGCACATGGTTCCTGCTCGACATTGCCTTCTACAGCTCCAATCTATTCCAGAAAGACATCTTCAGCGCAGTTGGATGGATCCCACCAGCCCAGACAATGAACGCAATCGAGGAGGTTTACAAGATCGCGCGTGCCCAGACACTCATCGCACTCTGCAGCACCGTTCCTGGATACTGGTTCACCGTCGCACTCATAGATCATTTTGGACGGTTTACAATCCAGCTGATGGGATTCTTCTTCATGACGGTTTTCATGTTTGCGCTGGCGATCCCATATCACCACTGGACATTGAGTGAGAATCGGATCGGGTTCGTGATCATGTACGCGCTGACGTTCTTCTTCTCTAATTTCGGGCCGAACAGCACTACGTTTGTGGTGCCGGCGGAGATTTTCCCAGCTCGATTGAGATCGACATGCCATGGGATTTCAGCAGCTGCGGGGAAGGCGGGGGCGATCGTGGGGGCGTTTGGGTTCTTGTACGCAGCCCAGAGTCAAGATAAAGCGAAGGCCGATCATGGGTATCCGGCCGGGATTGGGATGAGGAATTCCCTTATCTTGTTGGGGTGTATAAATTTCTTGGGGTTGTTGTGTACGTTCTTGGTGCCGGAGTCGAAGGGGAAATCGCTCGAGGAAATGTCGGGGGAGAATGTGGAAGACAATGGCACTGCCGCTGCTGGGGATGCCGAGATGGGCAGTTCTAGTTACAGTAGAACTGCGCCTGTTTAA